A stretch of Gossypium hirsutum isolate 1008001.06 chromosome A06, Gossypium_hirsutum_v2.1, whole genome shotgun sequence DNA encodes these proteins:
- the LOC107944075 gene encoding uncharacterized protein codes for MAVTIKRAALIVASLGVLSFIFGVIAENKKPAAGTPISGKDVVICKYPSDPSVVLGYLSVAFLILSTLTGYWSLFYPYRGKSVPQSVLFQNTSFFVFFNIALFTGGLAATLLLWPTITEHLHLIRNVHHNLSTECPTAKTGLLGGGAFVSLDSVLFWLVALMLADNAREDHFDEVEKDRKVEHAQVLASAEYHVKGGAV; via the exons ATGGCTGTGACCATCAAGCGAGCGGCCCTCATCGTTGCCAGTCTTGGCGTCTTATCTTTTATCTTTGGAGTCATTGCCGAAAACAAGAAG CCTGCCGCTGGAACTCCAATTTCTGGAAAAGATGTGGTTATTTGTAAGTATCCATCGGATCCTTCGGTGGTTCTGGGCTACCTATCGGTTGCATTTCTGATACTATCTACTCTCACTGGCTATTGGTCTCTGTTTTACCCCTACAGAGGAAAATCTGTTCCACAGTCTGTTCTCTTCCAAAACACTAGTTTCTTCGTCTTCTTCAACATTGCCTT GTTTACAGGTGGCTTAGCAGCCACTCTGCTCTTGTGGCCGACGATCACAGAGCACCTTCACTTGATCCGGAATGTTCATCACAATCTCTCCACTGAATGTCCTACTGCTAAGACTGGACTCCTTGGTGGTGGTGCGTTTGTTTCCCTTGATTCAGTCCTATTTTGGTTAGTTGCCCTGATGTTGGCTGATAATGCCCGAGAGGATCACTTTGATGAAGTTGAAAAAGACAGGAAAGTTGAGCATGCTCAGGTTCTCGCATCTGCTGAATACCATGTCAAAGGGGGTGCTGTGTAA